AGTTGAGCCTCTGAGCATTGAAAAATTAAAGACGAAACCTGATTGGAGTTTGAGATCACACCAAACGTCACAAGTCAACTAAGCTCATAAGGGGAAGCACCCACAAAATGACTGGAGGTCAAACGTTTTGGAGAAAAAAATGATTTTAGTAGAAGAATTGAAGTGAAAAGTATTTGATGAATATTTGTTAAGGTGGCTAGCACTCCAACAGAAAAAGTTCCCAAATTACTAAACCTTGTAGTTTGCAAACCGTGTTATTTTTGCGGCAGAACATTTATGCTGAACATTCCGATCATCTAGCCTGATAGGTGTTCACTTTCAGAAGCAATTTCAGCTGTTCGCATTTTTCAGTAGCGATTGGGCGGGGAGTGTTGAAAAAATAGCGTTACTTGTTAGAAAGTTCTAGAAGAATATAGAAATGGTGAGAGACTAGCATTGCGATGCTTCATGATGAAGCATAGAATTCTCCATGCATGATAGGAAAATGGATTAACATGAGAAAACTTTAGAGTTGGAAATTTGTACAAGAAAAGTGTGGAATGTGCCATATGGCAACATTTCCTTGGTCATGTACTCCTATAAATAGGGGTGCTCTCCACCTCTAAGTAGCCATAACAAGTACGAGCCATTTTAAGGTGGCATATGAAGAGTGACATGCCATTTTATGGCATGACCGTATGAGTATAGAGTGGTAGGGGTAGTCAAGCGTGAGTCTTGTATCAAGTTGTTATAAATAATAAATGTTTGAGTTTCTTCATAGTGAGTTGGTCTCTTAGTATTGGTTTTCGACATCATATAGAACTAGCTAAATATTGTGTGTATAACATAACAAAATGGTAAATATTAACTTTTGGCGAGACTAAACAAGTACCAGAAACTTCAGACATTGAAGTATGGTACCCATGAATATACTAGTGGGCACAAAGAAGAAATCTTATATATCAATGCTCGAGTCTTAAGAAATTATATTATATtggtcaaaaagaaaaatcaaataatatAGACATTCGGAAAATGATCAGAATGCCTTACATGAAACATACAACTCAAATACCTCATATTTCTTGAACCATCGGACGGACCCAACGCCTTCGCGACTGCACTTTGCCTCGAcacaagcttcgcgatggtgccacacATCCTCCGACTTGACGTCGTCTGGCCACACCGGACTTGCCCCCCTCCCCcattttgaggccaaaccggtcaagcCCATTCGCAGTGTGACTCAatccggttttgaggtcaaaccggtcaaaccttCTTGCACGCCTtgcaaggcgtgactcaccgatgtcgacgcgtgtacGGCCTCTGCCAAGCCTTCGATGCCTCTAACTCTTTCGCTCCCGCTCCCAGGCCACCTACTCGACTCACCTCCGTTTCGCTTGACTcaaccgacgccgtctccatcccgtgtactcttgctcttccgtacATCATGGCAATCGCCTATGACTCCACccagactcctcgggtccctcagtccaagcctgcTCCTGTCCACCGTTCACAGCTCTAGTACAtaagcatgaacctttcgcttaaCTTTCACCTCATGCTGTCGAccaccatgtcgcatcctacacctgtaCATCACAAAGCCAAGAGGTACAATACACAAGATCTattttacacaaacaccacaacacaacgcacacaacacaacacctcTGGTTAgctgttagcataatcatgcacatatgaaatatggactcaaccggtaaaagTCTCAAATCAACTGATAAAttactcatcacaaatagaccaaggcataTCTTAACTTGATCTCTCAGGATCCCACTGAGTGTCGTAAGTCAACAAGGGTGATAAGTGAATCACCCACCCAATGACCGGAGGTCAAACGTTTTGGAAAAAAATGATTTTAGTAGAAGAATTGAAGTGAAAAGTATCGTATCAATATTTGCTAAGGAGGCCAACACTCAAACTGAAAAAAATCGCAAACTACAAAACTCTGTGCTTTTGCAAAccctcttttcttatttttgcgGTGGAACATTTATGCTCCCATCATTTTAGCATGATAGGCTTCACTTTCAGAAGCTATTTCAGTGGTGCACATTTTTCAAGGGCACTAATCAATTCAAAGAACAATACCAAGCTTGAACCTCAAACCAAACGACGAAATGAGTCAGTTTAATTAttgaccttcaggaaatttATCAGTTGCTTCAGGAAATTTATCAGTTGCTGATGAGTTTATTATCCAGATTTTTCTTCTGTTACATTTACCTTCTCCGATCCACATGCTATGTGTACGATTTAGTGGTTGGTTATGGATCACATAGGAGGTTTGCTTTCCTTACTCGGTCCTGTATTGCCTTGCTGAGCGAGGCTACCGAGCAGGCGCTCCCGCTTGGTTCCCTTGCCTGAGTGTCTTGGGATTTGTGCGAGCAAGATTTAGCTTGCTCCTATGGGAGAGCTAAATCGGCTCGCCCGCCCCGGCAAGCTCCTCGTTGCTCGCGCCGCCAAGGCGAGGGAAAGCAAGGTGAGCAGGCAACGGAAGCAAACACGCCCAGATTCCCTAAAAAGAAGACATGACCCAATCGAGATATGCTCACGTCCGGTTCACACGAAAGGGCCCATGGGCTTGGACGCTTCAATCTCTGAATGGGCTGTCCCGAGGGTCCAAAATGGCCTACCTGCACCTCCTTCCACTTCCACAGTTCCCTCCCTcagccgccggccgtcgccaATCTCTCCTCCCTGTTACAAACGATTGGTAATATAAACGACGAAGAACAGTAGATCCAACACAGTAGATATGAGATTTTAACGTGAAAAACCCTtccagggaggaagaggaaaaacCACGAACGCCAGCCAACAAATCTTCACTATATCGGGTGAGGTTACAAACGTCCAGGATTTACAACTTTTCGACTCATCCCAAACCAACTTTTCGACTCATCCCAAACCAGCGGCTTACAGGAGGTATATAAAAAGGTGAAACCCTAATAGGTGACGATGTTCATACGAGTGTTGGACAGCATGCAACGAGCCTTCGAGATGATGGTTCTATTTATGCGCTCAGCCACACCATTCTGTTGGGGAGTGTATGGGATGGTGTGGTGCCTGACAATGCCTTCCTTCCTGCAGTAATCATTAAAAGCATCCGAATAGAATTCACTGCCATTGTCAGTACGAAGCAATTTTACTTTCTTTTCAGTTTGCCTTTCTATCATAACTTTCCACTCTTTAAAAGTAGCAAAAGTATCATCTTTATTTTTCAGATAGTAAGGCTACACTTttctagagtaatcatcaataatGGTAAGCATATAACGAGCACCACCATAAGAGGGCTTACGAGATGGCCCCCACAAATCAGCATGTAAGTGTACCTTTGGTGGTGTGAACGGAGGCATTGAATTTTACCCTCTTGTGCTTACCAAAAACACAATGCTCACAGAACTTCATCTTCCCCAGAGTGCAGCCATCCAACAGGTCTCTCTTGATCAATTCTGCCATACCATGTTCACTCATGTGCCCAAGACGCATATGCCACATATTAGTCTTACTTGGTTCATCGTTAGAAACAGTAGCAGCGGTAACAGAACCATGTAAAGTACTTTCTCTAAAAACATATAACCTTGCAGAATTCATATCACCTATCATATGCATGAGAGAACCTTTTGGTACCTTACCCACTCCACCTGAACCGGAGTATTTGTACCCCTCGGCATCAAATGTGCTAAGGGAGATGAGATTTCTAGCCATCCTCGGTACGTGTCTCACATCTTTGAGCATGTGTATCATGCCATCATGCATCTTGATCTGAACAGAGCCAATGCCCACGATCTCATGTGGGTTGTCATCTCCCATACGCACGACATCTCCATTACGCACAGACTCGTAAGAACTGAACCAATCTCTGTTAGAGCATATATGAAATGAGCATGCAAAATCAAGTATCCATTCATCATGACCAGCAACACAACCAGCAAAAACAATGAGACAGTCTGTTGAATCAAAATTATCAGCGCCGGAGATAACAGAGGACTTACCATCACCATCGGATTTATTTTTCGGTTGATACATTCCGTTACTTTTCTCCTTATACTGCAGCTTCCAACAGTCGTCGATGacatgagtttttttttcttacaataCCTGCAGAATATCCCTCTGGATTTCAAACGGCCTCTACCGTTCTTGCTCTTGTCTCgattattgttgttattgttgtagGTTTTCTGCTCGGGCCTACCTCTAACCTGCAACGCTTCGCCCTTGGATGACGACACGTCAGACTGAACAATACCTTTCATCTTCTCCCTCGTCTGGAGGGCGTCATATACTTCCGCAAGAGTTAGTTCATCATGGCTTAATAGTACGGTGTCTCGAAAATTTGTAAACAAACTAGGCAGTGAGCATAACAGTAGAAGACCTAAatcttcatcatcatatttTACCTCCATCGACACTAGGTCGGCAACGATCTCCTTAAAGATTGATAAGTGGTTCATCACCGAACCACCTTCTTGCAGCTTGTGCGAgaacaacttcatcttcatgtgcatcttaATGGTTAGATCCTTAGACATGCAGATCGATTCTAGCTTGAGCCAAAGTTCTACGACAGTTTTCTCCTGCAGCACTTCTTGCAAAATATCATTAGATAGATGAAATTGAATCATAGACAGAGCCTTACGGTCCTTCCACTTCTCATTAGCAGTCCATGACTTCTGCGGTTTGCTTCCGAAACCATCCAACTCCTCATCAAGATCCGAAGATTGCGCCAGAACTGCACGCATGTTGACTTTCCATAGTGAAAATCTCATCTTGTAGTCCAGTAGCGGTAGATCAAACTTCATCGATGCTATTGCGGAACCCTAATCTGAAACCAGGCTCTGTTACCATTTGTTACAAACGATAGGCAATATAAATGACGAAGAACAGCAGATCCAACACAGGAGACACGAGATTTTAATGTGGAAAACCCttccaaggaggaagagaaaaaccACGGGCGCCAGCCAACAAATTTTCACTATATCGGATGAGGTTACAAACGTCGGGAATTTACAACTTTTCGACTCATCCCAAACCGGCAGCTTACAGGAGGTATATAAAGAGGTGAAAACCTAGGTGACGATGTTCGCTTCGGCCCAAGCCTACCGGCAACGAGTCTCGCTTCGCTCCATCCGAAGTCAGCCTTTATCGGTATATAACTGAATTTGGATCATAACTCAACACTCCCTCCGGCCGACGTCCAGCTCTCCGGTGATTGCCAATCTCCAACCCCTGTCTCCCAATGTACTGCTTTAGTCTGCTAGTTTGATCCTGTTAATCTCGCAGACTCTCATATCCGACTCTGGTAAAATTCCCTGAGCTCGATGGTCGTTACGAGTTCATATTCATACTGCACAATCGGAAATGCCAAAGCTACCGCGCATGGAGTCACATGGATACAAACCTGAGAGGACAGGCGGAGGTCACAGCCACTGCCTGATGAAGGAACATGCCCATTGCCCTCGATTGATCCATGCTTAGGGCCCGTTTCGGCGTTTCATCCATTCTGACAGAAAAGTGATGGCCCGGGActgaaaatctgaaattaaCATTCAGAAAAGTAGCTCGCCCGCTTTTTCTGGCTGTTTTCCAACCCGTTTGCAATCGTACCGGTCATTTCTTGATTCTAAATTTTCAATGCTATTGTGTGCTATCTCTTCATCTCCTTATAAATCCTTTTCAGGTACTCTGGAAGCCTGGATGTAGGTTTTGACACGGTAGTTTGTTAGCTTTGGCAGCTTTCAGCATATGTGCCCTATCTCTTGATCTCCTCGTCCAGAGATAATCAAATGGACGGTTTGCTTTGATTCTGAATTTTTCCATTTGCTGGTCAGTCAGTAATTGCAGCTATTCTCAAGTCTACAAAAGTCTAAGCAATTCCATGAGCCATTTTTCCGTCCTTTTTAGTGCACTGACTAATGAGCAATGTGGAACCCGTCCTGTTCAGAACTTCAGATCATGGAATTGTTATTTTGTACAAGTCAAGGCCTGATGGTATAGTTCAGTTCATATTATCTGGCTGGTGAGTCACCAGTCTGACGATTGACTATACTCCTCCCATATATGAGATGTAGAAACTGGGGTCTTGTGGCAACTGATATGAATCCTGGAGCAGATCAAACAGCTATCTACCGAGATCTGCACGCTGCGATAGCGTGTCATCAGGAGTTCAGGACTAGTCTGCTTGAACAGTTTGGGAAGGGAGTTGTAGTGGACAAACCTTGTTGGGAGATTTTCATCGATCGTACTGATTGTTGTTGGTCAACCAATTTGTGACAATATAAGGCGCCCACCAATGATTTGCAGCCAAGCATTATCGAAAAGGAAATGATTTGAGACGGAGAATTTATGGGAAAAGTACCTAAGCAAATAAAGGCAAGTAATGTGTCGTACAGTACTTCAATCCGACATGTCGGCCGATCATTTACGCTAATCATAGCTTCAATCTAACTCGAAAGAGACAGGATTAAAGAATGATGTTCCAATGAAAGGTGGGAACCTGATAGGTTTTCACTTTCAGAAGCGATTTCAGTGGATGCATTTTTGCAGGCGCACCAATTGAGAATCCTTTGATAGATTCTTCGCCGTTTGGAAGCAAACTTAGTGCATGCAATCTTTCTGATGGAGACATTCAGAATCAGTCGACATAAGTTACAGTAGAATTTCTGTTATGGCCTGTGATAGTCCAGCGAAACTATTTCTTAGCAGAAATCTACAGCAAGTAGCAACATGCCGGTGCAGCGACCAGTAAGCCTAAAAATATGAGTTCCCAGAAATCCTACCTACCCTACAAATATGATCACATAAACCAAACTTCACTATTTCACTCCGAGTCACAGGATGTGATAAAATCATTTCTGAACTATCAGCTACACCTAATATGAATCCTCACACCTGTTAATAGTCCAGTCTGTCTGATCAGACTGATTCCCTGATAATTGAGCAACCAGTAAAGAATACTGCAAACATAGCAAGTTTTAAGAAGCGTGTATCGCCCAAAATCCATGGATCTCACAAGACATAATCTGTGAAAGCACTATCCCAGAATGTGAGAAGGGTGTTCGAATATAGCCATCTAGTATGTGTTTTATCTAAATTTGCTGTTCTAGAGCTACAGTATACAGAGAGATATTAGTAGTATTGTCATTCATGTACCAACATTCTATACATTTCCCCTAGGAACTACCAAGCAACTAGTCCTGGAGCTCATTCCATCCTATGAACAAGTGATTAGACCTCCAATGCCAATGCCACTGGAACTCTGGCCTTCCCATTCCACAGCTTCCACCACAGATTCGTAAAGCTTTGTCCATGAGCAACCATCACCTGTCCCAACAACATCCCAAAATGTCAAATTTGGGCTCGGCGGGCATGTGGCAACTACCATGTCAGCAATGCTGCCAACGTTTGCGACTGATCGTGGGAAGTCCAATGCCAAGTTATCAACTTTGTGTTCATAGATTTTCCCGTTCCTGTCAACCTTGTACCTCGACGTGCCACTGAAGCAGCCATATGATTCCCAGGGGACACGCGGGGTGCCCCACAGCTCCCACCGGACGACTATGGAGTTCTCTGTCAGTTGCCAAATGCGCGATACGTCAAGCCCAATTTCTCTGAATAGTAGGCGCCCATGGAATCTAAGTGCCCAGAAGATAGTCTTGTAATTGTCAATCCCTTGGAAAGTGTTCAGTGGGTCGGTAAATGTGATGTCTTCACTGCGATACATGTAAAAGAAATTTCAATCTCCATTTGTACATGAAtaagcatgcctacaaagaaTTAAGTTTGCAAGAGAAGCAATTTATGCAAGCCTAGCGTTCTTCTCAGACATAAGTAATATAAACCGGTTGTTCATCTATTGATTCAATCATCATAATTGCACATGATAAATTATAAGTTCTGAAAGGCTAATACATGACTGTAATCCTTCACTTCTACAATCGTGATGGCATCACTTAAAAATCGCTATCATTTTTTCATGATTGGCCATTATGTAAGCACAGAGTGACCAATACCCGCACAATTTCTACGTTTGACCTTAATTAGCTTGAAATACCGAGCTATAGCTAGCAGCAAATGAATTTCTCCATGATCAATAATCACCAAACTAGCAAATCCACTTCATACTACATGCATATTGATCGATTGTCAAAGGCCTAATCCAAAATTAACTGAAATAGCAACACGAAAGAAAGCATGCCTCTATTTACTCACCGATAGATATCGTAGTTGGGTTCCCGGAAGAAGACGTCGGGCAGGTCCTCTCGCAGCGTTCGCACCGCCGTCCCAAGATTGAGGTAAAAATCTGACCTTTGCGGGTCCCCGCCGCCCTTGCCCCGGTTCTTGGTTGCCGTGGACTTGGCCGACGGGACGGCTGCTTGCTGTGAGGCGctgagcaggagcaggagactGAGGTGGCCCGGGGTCGCGGCCTGCGCCGCGCCGGAGCCTGAGCCGTGgatcttgccgccgccgccgtggcctggCAAGGCCAGCTGGGGCTTGAGGAGGGGACTCGGGGGCAGcttgcaggacggcgtggtgaGCTTGGGAAGGAGGAACGCCATGGCTTCCTGCTCCTCGCTCTTTCGATTTTTCTGGTCGCCTCTGCTTCGTCTACGAGCCTCGGTGTCCCATGGAGAAGCTTCCAAATCCAACGGGGGCTGCGTTCTTGGGAGCTTGCGTTCGTTTGTGctgagaaggggagggggattTGAGTGGCTCTGAAAGCTGCAGCAAGCCTGTGGGAGGAAAGATTGCAATTGTTGTGAGTCACTGGTCCCACGTGGTGTAGTAGTCCGGTTTTtcgtcttttctttttctttcctgtttcaattcatcttttttttaagcCCGCATTTCCATCAGACACTCTCACGACACATTAAAAATCACCTAATGCAATATCAACGGTCACTGTTTAtaatatgaaaaataatgtgtaaaaataaCTACGTCGTTCGACCCTAGGATAGAAAATTTCCATTGCAACATGAACATTAgatttcatgcaacattcattatgaaataaaataatagttgcaacatcaatacttaactattgcaacatatgtcgGTACGTAGCATTACCTTTTTTTAGCAAATATAAATATCGTATGATACTTTTTTTCCTAAATTAATAGTACCAATGCAAAATGCTAATATGCGAGTGTGGGTGAAGTACCGTCCAAGCACTTAGACACGTCACAACCGTTTAATAGTCCAGGGATTATTCTTCTTGTTTGTGGGCACTGTTTAGGCCATTCACAGTTAGTCCAATAATATGTGAACGCTATCAAAAAATCTTTAAAAGAATATAGTAAAATATTAAATTTTAGTAGTGTAACTTATGCATATAAAACTAAATGGAGCGAGTAGTATGTGTCTATTATCAATGTGCACATAACCATCCTAATCTCCCATTCAATGCCCAATGGCATTTAATGGGACACCACCATTAGAGAAGAACACAAGAAAACATGTTTGCCACTTAACTcttttcataaaaaaacatGCCCATTTTAACATGCTAATTAAACTTCACCTCTCCGGTTAAATAAAATTAATCTCATCAAGTATATAAGTTTCAAACTAAAAGGTTTAAATCCAGATGAGAAGATTACTAGGATCTCTTTGGATGCAAGATGAATCGAAGTGCCATGATATTTGTAGAATTTCACTGAACATGATATTTGGCATAGGTCCCAAACATACTCGTCAAAATGGCATATTGGAATTTTGAATATAATACTGGAGCGATTAAATTGCTCGGTACCCCTATGGAAACAAAAAATGGTGCTATGTTCTCTGCACAAATTAGGATCCGTCTACCTTAACACACGACTACTTAAAGAAAAACAGAAATCAACCATACCATATGTTGGTCTACTAAACAGGAAAAATAAAGCACATTCATACAATCATACTTCTCGCTGGTATGCTTTTTCTTAAGGCATCATCTGAAAGCAATTCAAGTTCTCAACCCATCAGCAGAGAGAGAAAGCTTCACGTAATGGGGTTCTTCCTCTTTGTTCTCAGGTTCTGAACTGTCAAAGCAAAAGCGTTCCGGTGCAAGCACAGAAGAGGAGCAGCCAGCTGTGCTTATTTCCCACAGCGTTACATGATAAGAGCACACCAGCTTAACCGCTTATGGTAGTACCACGCAACAATCCTTCTTTTTTGTTTAACCCCGGCAGAAAGTTAGACTACACCATACTAAGTTTCTTCTGGACAGCGGACAGATCTTCTCTAGTTGCAATTCACTGTGAGGTGGTGTATTATTGTTGTGAATTGCAACGACTAGACTGCTTCATCTTTATATGCCCATCATGTGATCCAGGCCTGGCTGAGGAGCTCCTCCCATGCCTCCTCCGCCTGTCACATTATGAAGAAGCTGTTGTAGCCAACGCCTTGTAGCTGGGTCATCCTGTGTTCACAGTACGCCAATAGTTAGTATTTCTTGAGACATTTACTTTGCAAACCATCCACTAGGGTAGAGCGCTTTAATGAATTGGTGATAGCTGACGTAAGAGTGCGACTCACCCTAAGACAGTTATTGAATGTCCCATCTTTGAGCATGTCAGGAAGGCAGCTTTGCAATGCAGCACAGGCCCTGCATTAAGAGGGGAAGTTCAAAAACCCACAGCGTTTGGAGAAATGTGTAAAATAACTTCGCATAATACAATGATAGCACGAACCTGGGATTATCTGACAGCCTAAGGTAGCAACGAATGATGTGCTTCAGCAACCTTGTGGAGGGTTGATCAGCAAGTGAAACAACCATGTTAGCTAAGACACTGCCTACAGCAAAGAAACGCTCAGCAGTGGCGCAGATGTAGCGCAGTCCAACATCATCTAGGAGAATCTTTTGAACGATGAAGGTTGCCACCTGCAAATGCATACAGTAAAGCCTTTCAATCTCAAGCAAGTCGGGGTAGGCTAGAGATCGAACACATCAAGGGCCACCACCAACAAGGATATAAAAGTAAAACTTAGTGATCTATGTTTTAATACATGTAAAATTTTATAACTCACATATCATCAAATAAGAATAAACTACAAAAACTTAAATATTGATCTAAACCATTCGAACACAATAGAAAAAGAGAAATACATAGCCCACGCCAAGGACCTGTTGCTAGACACTCGTCTAAGTTAGTGACAGAGTGATGGCAATAAACGTAGTTGAATATGAGTTTGCATGGTCCACGGGACATACTTCAGCCTTAAAATTTAGCATTAAATTCCACCACCAAAAGATGCTTAGGCTATGCTCAAATTCAAATATCCTTTGCAGGGGACTGTAACAGAACAGTAGGTTCAAGTGATAAAAGTTGGCCACTGAAAATTTAGCAGCATAGGTCATAGGACAGACTGAATGGCCAAACAGATTTTCAAGTTCCTTGTACAATTCACCTTTTAGGCTTATGAATTTTAATTCGGTTAGGCTTATCAGAGAGAACACTGGCACAGGACAAGAAGATTCTAGAGATAACTGATGGTAGTGAAGTAGTAGTGCTCCAGAAAAACTTCAGACACATACTTAAAAACCTATTACACCTTTGCCAGTGCTAAGCAGAAGAAACAAACGCTGATATTTGAACGAGAATTGAGTTGGCTTGCTACATACAGTTTTTGATAACTCACTGCCCATCTCCATGGTTCGCAAGCAGAGAGGAATTATTTCAGTTTGCAGCAAAAAGCTGATGACTTCAGTATCATCAACCTGCATTAccacaaaaaaagaagaagaaaattctCATTAACAGAATTAGTATTTTTTAGAGCAAGTAAGGACTATGTATTTGGACAAAATGAAGAGAACACCCCAAAAGGTAGTAATATGTTGTTGCTATATGATAAATTGACAATACAAAACACCTCAATGCAACAAATAACAAAGCTGCCATTTGTCTTGTACTTGTGATTTGTCTCAGGTTAGTACTGAAGTTAAACTGAGTGCATTGTATTGTGCTAATTACATAGCAGCTTAAGAGAACTACATGAATCTTCACTGATGATCATATTGCAGAATTAGTAAAACAGATCTGTTTATCATATAGCATGCACCTATCTAGTGCTGGAGGCAGAGGCATTATAATGGATTCACTAGTTCAGGTAAACTTCCAAGCACAAATTACCTTGACAAGAGCACCAATGACACCCAAGCTAGTGAGCCTTAAGTACTCAAAAGGCCTTGTTTTGCTGGTAGTATTCAGAAACGGGTACAGGTACAGTGGAATATGAGCTGAAATGAACAAATTTGTTGTCAATAATAGTTACAACATACATA
This portion of the Setaria viridis chromosome 7, Setaria_viridis_v4.0, whole genome shotgun sequence genome encodes:
- the LOC117863230 gene encoding uncharacterized protein, with the translated sequence MAFLLPKLTTPSCKLPPSPLLKPQLALPGHGGGGKIHGSGSGAAQAATPGHLSLLLLLSASQQAAVPSAKSTATKNRGKGGGDPQRSDFYLNLGTAVRTLREDLPDVFFREPNYDIYREDITFTDPLNTFQGIDNYKTIFWALRFHGRLLFREIGLDVSRIWQLTENSIVVRWELWGTPRVPWESYGCFSGTSRYKVDRNGKIYEHKVDNLALDFPRSVANVGSIADMVVATCPPSPNLTFWDVVGTGDGCSWTKLYESVVEAVEWEGQSSSGIGIGGLITCS
- the LOC117863229 gene encoding uncharacterized protein is translated as MANLQATLTIPPSFAGASPPSPSPVAGSSGGPALGQAAKDKKMASAEQLVLELCDPELRENALLELSKKREIFQDLAPLLWHSFGTIAALLQEIVSIYPSLSPPTLSPGASNRVCNALALLQCVASHPETRILFLNAHIPLYLYPFLNTTSKTRPFEYLRLTSLGVIGALVKVDDTEVISFLLQTEIIPLCLRTMEMGSELSKTVATFIVQKILLDDVGLRYICATAERFFAVGSVLANMVVSLADQPSTRLLKHIIRCYLRLSDNPRACAALQSCLPDMLKDGTFNNCLRDDPATRRWLQQLLHNVTGGGGMGGAPQPGLDHMMGI